A genomic window from Plasmodium chabaudi chabaudi strain AS genome assembly, chromosome: 8 includes:
- a CDS encoding erythrocyte membrane antigen 1 → MKIISLGLISSIIFSIVLARNSSNSKSTTGCFELLGKKPKKIHTMIAEPVKDNVKGKEVFDPKLPNLKFIDEFDPIMLEVYKENMSELDQPIISEIDGTIADKVTRFLRRENDSSLPGLYIRPYEEDYEDMINYIPLRDNYQREQNNAHKQSGAPTPVYMMPEKQELSTIHEKGSNILHEDKEELDKENENESEDEDEFEAKLIALLFPKDREHDKEFKEKIRKLYRAWKMDKEEMKTKPKNKIKCWN, encoded by the exons ATGAAGATAATATCATTAGGCCTAATTTcttcaataatatttagTATTGTTTTAGCACGAAACAGTTCGAATTCAAAATCCACAACCGGTTGC tttgaATTATTAGGGAAAAAACCAAAGAAAATCCATACGATGATAGCTGAACCAGTTAAAGATAATGTTAAAGGCAAGGAAGTATTTGACCCTAAGCTTCCAAATCTCAAATTTATAGATGAATTCGATCCAATAATGTTAGAAGTTTacaaagaaaatatgaGTGAATTAGATCAACCCATTATCTCTGAAATCGATGGTACTATTGCTGATAAAGTGACCAGGTTTTTAAGAAGAGAAAACGATTCCAGTTTACCAGGATTGTATATTAGACCATATGAAGAAGATTATGAAGATAtgattaattatatacctCTTAGGGATAATTATCAACGCGAGCAAAATAACGCACATAAACAAAGTGGCGCCCCCACTCCTGTATATATGATGCCTGAAAAACAAGAATTAAGTACAATACATGAAAAAGGATCAAATATACTACATGAAGATAAAGAAGAACtagataaagaaaatgaaaatgaaagtGAAGACGAAGATGAATTTGAAGCAAAATTGATAGCTCTATTATTTCCCAAAGATAGAGAACATGATAAAGAATTTAAAGAGAAAATAAGGAAGTTGTATCGTGCCTGGAAGATGGATAAAGAGGAAATGAAAACGAAACCgaagaataaaataaaatgctggaattaa
- a CDS encoding CIR protein: MPNPSYNIEDVYKEFATIDGYFYVDQDDGSITHVTNKAIHNYCDYRDRSRNCKCCGYYEMTSSGVIYLLENLKKKCNLDDDKLAEYAILWLSYKLKIKDNPIIKKLSDFYKSYIDTNNYYNENINGGDGLTYKAIIDKKKDLMDMNINDIFKLEAPFNILYYLYNVIHDEHPDCEKNLDYAKNFAEKYEILLNNNDTGIDDSLYSQILSILSTDYNNLQKKCTNFPSLPVYPRNFSIKVTLIPITFIFVAIPIFLEFAYKYSLFGFGKRSQKQYLREKRKKAKRKVYNYLLLEERDYSRNSNNY; encoded by the exons ATGCCAAACCCAAGTTATAATATTGAAGATGTg tATAAAGAATTTGCTACGATCGATGGCTATTTTTATGTGGATCAAGATGATGGATCAATAACTCATGTAACTAATAAAGCAATCCACAATTATTGTGATTACAGGGATAGATCAAGAAATTGTAAATGTTGTGGTTATTATGAAATGACTAGTTCTGgtgttatttatttgctagaaaatttaaagaagAAGTGTAATTTAGACGATGATAAACTTGCCGAATACGCTATTTTATGGTTAAGTTATaaactaaaaataaaggataATCCtataatcaaaaaattaagtgatttttataaaagttatatagatacaaataattattataatgagAATATAAATGGTGGTGATGGTCTGACTTATAAGGCAAttatagataaaaaaaaagatttgatggatatgaatattaatgatatatttaaactTGAAGCcccatttaatatattatattatttgtataatgTAATTCATGATGAACATCCGGATTGCGAAAAAAATTTGGATTATGCCAAAAATTTTgctgaaaaatatgaaatacttcttaataataatgatactGGTATTGATGACAGTCTATATAGTCAAAtattatctatattatcaactgattataacaatttacaaaaaaaatgtaccAATTTTCCATCCCTCCCAGTTTATCCACgaaatttttcaataaaagTTACGTTAATTCCaattacatttatatttgttgcAATACCTATTTTCTTGGAATTTGCTTAtaag tattcattatttggatTTGGTAAACGATCtcaaaaacaatatttaagagaaaaacgaaaaaaagcAAAGAGGAAAgtgtataattatttattactcGAAGAGAGGGATTATTCCAGgaatagtaataattattGA
- a CDS encoding CIR protein: protein MSEKLCKLFSAIDNGVTVTVNNSKAMIKFDNIFTEYCYGEEDGGKKECFSYEVLVTSYFIGLLNYFMKVDDLKHNKNAEYAILWLCHKLNKNSQNKVSNIKYIYDAYIKENEKDIEKISGAEAYNSCKDIINKKIYSMSFDIKEMSRLYEALKALCKLYTECNEKKKSYTNCSKDAQDFAKHFEGLNQDSNITGNSSYREILYNLFNDYDHLKTDCAEKCTDCKDIPTLSEVKAPPSSSIAKTLIPVLLTFAIPVFLGIAYKYSLFGFDKRVQRQNLREKPKKIKKKMNHYI from the exons ATGTCTGAGAAATTg tgtaaattatttagtGCAATCGATAATGGCGTTACTGTGACCGTGAATAATTCAAAGGCAATGAttaaatttgataatatattcacCGAGTATTGTTATGGCGAAGAAGATGGGGGAAAGAAAGAATGTTTTTCTTATGAAGTATTAGTTACCTCTTATTTTATAGGATTgctaaattattttatgaaagttgatgatttaaaacataataaaaatgccGAATACGCTATTTTATGGTTATGTCATAaactaaataaaaactcacaaaataaagtcagtaatataaaatatatttatgatgcatatataaaggaGAATGAGAAGGATATTGAGAAAATATCTGGTGCTGAAGCTTATAATAGTTGTaaagatattataaataaaaaaatatattcgaTGTCTTTTGATATTAAAGAAATGTCTAGACTTTATGAAGCATTAAAAGCATTATGTAAATTGTATACTGAatgtaatgaaaaaaaaaaaagttacaCAAATTGTTCGAAAGATGCTCAAGATTTTGCTAAACATTTTGAAGGTCTTAATCAGGATTCTAATATTACTGGGAATAGTTCATATAGAGaaatattgtataatttatttaatgattATGATCATTTAAAAACTGATTGTGCTGAAAAATGTACTGATTGTAAGGATATTCCGACTCTTTCAGAGGTAAAAGCACCACCAAGTTCATCGATAGCAAAAACATTAATCCCAGTTTTATTGACATTTGCAATACCAGTTTTCTTGGGAATTGCTTATAAg tatTCATTATTCGGATTTGATAAACGAGTTCAAAGACAAAATTTAAGAGAAAAacccaaaaaaataaagaagaaaatgaatcattatatatga
- a CDS encoding CIR protein, protein MSKKLCGLINVIDHGVKLTMNGTNVQIKNDATFNDYCPNEGMKTNGECDSNIQNVNSAIIKLLTYFKSVVDDILEDNKLSEYAILWLCYKLNLMSYEGISNINDFHNKYIKDKESDIQKIVDVEAYNIYKDLINKKGDLVNMDIKIMSKFYETLKFLCKLYTGCNEKETNYPNCSQDANAFVKEFQKLNDDCNITGNNSYSQILYSLSTDYKNLKNDCAKKCTGCKDIPTLPNIKTPQNSIECSAQIRVQDKGESPGQGSEAILSGSSVASKLIPALLVFAMPVFLGIAYKYSLFGFGKRSQKRYLRENIKK, encoded by the exons atgTCTAAGAAATTg TGTGGATTAATTAATGTGATCGATCATGGCGTTAAATTGACGATGAATGGTACAAATgtacaaattaaaaatgatgcGACATTTAACGATTATTGCCCTAACGAGGGGATGAAGACTAATGGAGAATGTGATAGTAACATCCAAAATGTTAACTCTgctattataaaattgcttacatattttaaatcgGTTGTTGACGATATTTTAGAAGATAATAAACTTTCTGAATACGCTATTTTGTGGTTATGTTATAAACTAAATCTAATGTCATATGAAGGAATAAgcaatataaatgattttcataataaatatataaaggaCAAAGAGAGTGATATTCAGAAAATAGTTGATGTTGAAgcttataatatttataaggatcttataaataaaaaaggcgATTTGGTGAATATggatattaaaattatgtctaaattttatgaaacaTTAAAATTCTTATGTAAATTGTATACTGGAtgtaatgaaaaagaaacaaattatCCAAATTGTTCGCAAGATGCTAATGCTTTTGTTAAAGAATTTCAAAAACTTAATGACGATTGTAACATTACTGgaaataattcatatagTCAAATATTGTATAGTTTATCAActgattataaaaatttaaaaaatgattgtGCTAAAAAATGTACTGGTTGTAAGGATATACCAACTCTtccaaatataaaaacgcCACAAAATTCTATAGAATGCTCTGCGCAAATTCGTGTACAAGATAAGGGAGAAAGTCCTGGACAAGGTTCTGAAGCTATATTATCAGGTTCGTCGGTAGCAAGCAAATTAATTCCAGCCTTATTGGTATTTGCAATGCCAGTTTTCTTGGGAATTGCTTATAAg tattcattatttggatTTGGTAAACGCTCTCAAAAACGATATTTaagagaaaatataaaaaaataa